The following proteins are encoded in a genomic region of Zea mays cultivar B73 chromosome 9, Zm-B73-REFERENCE-NAM-5.0, whole genome shotgun sequence:
- the LOC100286306 gene encoding vacuolar ATP synthase subunit B — protein sequence MGLVKEGIDMEEGTLEIGMEYRTVSGVAGPLVILDKVKGPKYQEIVNIRLGDGTNRRGQVLEVDGEKAVVQVFEGTSGIDNKYTTVQFTGEVLKTPVSLDMLGRIFNGSGKPIDNGPPILPEAYLDISGSSINPSERTYPEEMIQTGISTIDVMNSIARGQKIPLFSAAGLPHNEIAAQICRQAGLVKTLEKGKHAEGGEDDNFAIVFAAMGVNMETAQFFKRDFEENGSMERVTLFLNLANDPTIERIITPRIALTTAEYLAYECGKHVLVILTDMSSYADALREVSAAREEVPGRRGYPGYMYTDLATIYERAGRIEGRTGSITQIPILTMPNDDITHPTPDLTGYITEGQIYIDRQLHNRQIYPPINVLPSLSRLMKSAIGEGMTRRDHSDVSNQLYANYAIGKDVQAMKAVVGEEALSSEDLLYLEFLDKFERKFVTQGAYDTRNIFQSLDLAWTLLRIFPRELLHRIPAKTLDQYYSRDASH from the exons ATGGGCCTGGTGAAGGAAGGCATCGACATGGAGGAGGGAACCCTTGAGATCGGCATGG AGTACAGGACTGTATCTGGTGTTGCTGGGCCTCTGGTCATATTGGATAAAGTAAAG GGCCCAAAGTACCAAGAAATTGTAAACATCCGACTTGGAGATGGCACCAATCGCCGTGGTCAAGTCCTGGAAGTTGATGGCGAAAAAGCTGTTGTGCAG GTCTTTGAAGGAACTTCTGGAATAGACAACAAATACACAACCGTGCAGTTTACAGGCGAG GTTTTGAAAACTCCTGTCTCACTTGATATGCTTGGGCGCATTTTTAATGGTTCTGGAAAACCTATTGACAATGGCCCCCCGATATTGCCCGAAGCCTACTTGGATATCTCTG GAAGTTCTATTAACCCCAGTGAGAGAACCTATCCAGAGGAGATGATCCAAACTGGGATATCCACCATTGATGTCATGAATTCCATTGCTCGTGGACAAAAGATTCCACTGTTTTCTGCTGCTGGGCTCCCTCACAATGAAATTGCTGCTCAGATTTGTCGTCAGGCTGGTCTTGTGAAGACATTGGAGAAAGGAAAGCATGCTGAG GGTGGTGAAGATGACAACTTTGCTATTGTGTTTGCTGCTATGGGAGTGAACATGGAAACAGCTCAATTCTTCAAACGTGATTTTGAAGAGAATGGTTCCATGGAGCGGGTCACCCTTTTTCTGAATCTG GCTAACGACCCCACCATTGAACGTATTATCACCCCTCGGATTGCTCTAACAACAGCGGAATATTTGGCATATGAATGTGGGAAGCATGTACTTGTTATCTTGACAGATATGAGCTCTTATGCAGATGCACTTCGTGAG GTTTCTGCAGCCCGAGAAGAGGTGCCAGGTAGGCGTGGTTATCCTGGATATATGTATACTGATTTGGCAACAATATATGAGCGTGCTGGGCGTATTGaaggaagaacaggctccattacCCAGATTCCTATTCTAACAATGCCTAACGATG ATATCACACACCCAACTCCTGACCTTACTGGATACATTACTGAGGGACAGATATACATTGATAGGCAGCTCCATAACAGACAG ATTTATCCACCTATTAATGTCCTGCCATCTCTTTCACGATTGATGAAG AGTGCTATTGGTGAGGGCATGACACGTCGAGACCATTCGGATGTATCTAATCAG CTTTATGCCAACTATGCTATTGGAAAGGATGTTCAGGCCATGAAGGCTGTCGTTGGAGAGGAGGCACTCTCGTCTGAGGATCTG CTTTACTTAGAGTTCCTTGACAAGTTTGAGAGGAAGTTTGTGACACAAGGAGCATATGACACACGGAACATCTTCCAGTCACTCGATCTTGCATGGACATTGCTTCGGATCTTCCCTCGCGAACTTCTCCACCGTATTCCAGCAAAGACCTTGGACCAGTACTATAGCAGAGATGCTTCCCACTGA